One genomic region from Apodemus sylvaticus chromosome 1, mApoSyl1.1, whole genome shotgun sequence encodes:
- the LOC127681593 gene encoding olfactory receptor 14C36-like: MANSTLVTEFLLEVFAESWEFRLPLSVLFLLVFLGSLLGNLTIIIATTVDQTLNTPMYFFLRNLSILDMGYVSVTVPNACISSLTDHRNISIAGCAAQIILVIFCSCVEIQFLTIMAQDRFVAICKPLMYPVIMNHQVCVQTTLASLLSSIVISSVHTFKTFQLSFCHSNVVPQFFCDIPSLLRLSCSDTFNNKLLLLLTAVGFSGSCLTFIVISYVRILSTVLKIPVKGERGKAFSACVPHIIVVSVFLSSGAYVYLKPPAYSEMVEDMTLSVFYTIVPPFLNPIIYSLRNKQIKEAVKKVLFRFFHS; this comes from the coding sequence ATGGCCAATTCTACTCTGGTGACTGAGTTTCTCCTGGAGGTTTTTGCTGAATCCTGGGAGTTCAGGCTCCCACTCAGTGTGCTGTTTCTGTTGGTGTTCCTGGGCAGCCTGTTAGGCAATCTTACCATCATCATTGCTACTACAGTTGACCAGACCCTgaacacacccatgtacttcttcctcaggaATCTTTCCATTTTAGACATGGGCTATGTTTCTGTTACTGTGCCCAATGCTTGCATCAGCTCACTTACTGACCACAGAAATATTTCTATAGCTGGGTGTGCAGCACAAATTATTTTGGTCATCTTTTGTTCATGTGTAGAGATTCAGTTTCTTACTATCATGGCCCAGGACCGTTTTGTGGCCATCTGTAAACCACTCATGTACCCTGTGATTATGAACCACCAGGTCTGTGTTCAGACGACACTGGCTTCCCTACTTAGCTCTATTGTCATTTCAAGTGTGCACACTTTCAAAACATTCCAGCTGTCCTTCTGTCACTCTAATGTAGTCCCTCAGTTCTTCTGTGATATCCCCTCACTGCTGAGGCTTTCTTGCTCTGACACCTTTAACAACAAGCTCTTACTTCTTCTGACTGCTGTTGGGTTCAGTGGTAGCtgccttaccttcattgttataTCATATGTTCGCATATTATCAACTGTTTTGAAGATTCCTgtcaaaggagaaagagggaaagccTTTTCTGCCTGTGTTCCTCACATAATTGTGGTGTCTGTGTTTCTTAGTTCCGGAGCCTATGTATATCTAAAACCTCCAGCATACTCAGAAATGGTGGAGGATATGACTCTTTCTGTATTTTATACCATTGTTCCTCCATTCTTAAACCCTATTATCTACAGTCTTAGAAACAAACAGATAAAGGAGGCTGTGAAGAAAGTATTGTTCAGATTTTTTCAtagttga